The following coding sequences lie in one Lolium perenne isolate Kyuss_39 chromosome 2, Kyuss_2.0, whole genome shotgun sequence genomic window:
- the LOC127321921 gene encoding protein tesmin/TSO1-like CXC 2 has protein sequence MDTPDRGAAPPAARAEDSPLFSFIDSLSPIEPLKSAYSGNSLQAYHQSLNITSVSSIFTSPHHNAQKESKLSKSSFADFSENELCVDGTDKDKPSSSSNEVRLLACTSTITQQSQTITSSVNEGVVDLPQGPNDLPQRGRFYSGSPDHNTTPCHGVRSDLKQDKSRKLEAIQTAKNTLEKRKCLFSTDMQLPDGCQPANDNEVLGCEWDELVSVTSGELLAFDSSMHQDHRGIQLAVNNAESCGYLLSRLAGDGDIADKTHPSASSQAYYQEMVMGEDKAENAQVFPEDMKTISAEEIQDNLNEENACNPLDCKVETQQRGVRRRCLVFEASRYPHKTAQKESVANFPFSTRKGKSPAQSHTNPAKTPSPHVFRGIGLHLNALALTANDKIARQNPSTTALVPSLKIEPDLHGNVLSAGDNFIHSGAGLLDLQMNNDDCSAGGFLENDHISSQSSSPPKKRRKSDNNDDDSCKRCSCKKSKCLKLYCECFAAGVYCSEPCSCQGCLNKPIHEEIVLSTRKQIEFRNPLAFAPKVIRLSDAAQETQEDPNNTPASARHKRGCNCKKSSCLKKYCECYQGGVGCSTNCRCETCKNTFGIRDGAVSVENEEMKQVGEQTESCGKEKENDLQNANVQSEDHKLVELAVPITPPFDVSSSLLKQPNFSNAKPPRPTKPRSGSSSRSKAPEAVHCRKISKVAESVFAEEMPDILKEASSPGIVKTSSPNGKRVSPPHNALSISPNRKGGRKLILKSIPSFPSLLGDMGSGSAAGNADSTLSASPLALGPP, from the exons ATGGACACGCCCGACCGCGGCGCCGCGCCGCCGGCTGCCAGAGCGGAG GACTCGCCGCTTTTCAGTTTCATTGATAGCCTGTCCCCAATCGAGCCTCTCAAGTCAGCATATTCAGGGAATAGCCTCCAAGCATATCACCAGTCTCTCAACATCACCTCTGTTTCCTCCATCTTCACTTCCCCGCATCACAATGCACAGAAGGAATCGAAGCTCTCCAA GAGCTCTTTTGCGGACTTCTCCGAAAATGAGCTTTGCGTGGACGGCACTGACAAAGACAAACCATCCAGTTCGTCAAATGAAGTTAGATTGTTGGCCTGCACTAGCACTATAACCCAACAGAGCCAAACAATTACCTCTTCAGTAAATGAAGGCGTTGTTGATCTTCCCCAAGGGCCTAACGATTTGCCGCAACGTGGTCGATTTTATTCTGGCAGTCCAGATCATAACACAACGCCTTGCCACGGTGTTAGGTCAGATCTTAAACAGGACAAATCTCGAAAATTAGAAGCCATCCAGACTGCTAAAAATACTTTGGAGAAAAGGAAATGTTTGTTTTCCACTGACATGCAGCTCCCGGATGGTTGCCAGCCTGCAAATGACAATGAAGTTCTTGGATGTGAATGGGATGAATTGGTTTCTGTAACTTCTGGTGAGCTTTTGGCCTTTGACTCATCAATGCACCAAGATCACAGAGGAATTCAGCTGGCAGTAAATAATGCAGAATCTTGCGGATATTTGCTATCAAGACTTGCTGGGGATGGTGACATTGCAGACAAAACACACCCCAGTGCATCCAGCCAAGCATACTATCAAGAGATGGTAATGGGAGAAGATAAGGCAGAAAATGCTCAAGTCTTTCCCGAAGATATGAAAACAATCTCAGCTGAAGAAATACAGGATAATCTCAATGAAGAGAATGCATGTAATCCATTAGACTGCAAG GTTGAGACCCAACAACGTGGTGTTCGAAGACGTTGTCTTGTTTTTGAGGCATCCAGATATCCGCATAAGACTGCGCAGAAAGAATCTGTTGCAAATTTTCCCTTCTCAACTCGCAAAGGCAAAAGTCCTGCACAAAGTCACACAAATCCAGCAAAAACTCCATCACCACATGTATTTCGTGGTATTGGTCTTCATTTAAATGCTCTTGCTTTAACAGCGAACGACAAAATCGCTCGTCAGAACCCTTCAACTACTGCTTTGGTTCCATCACTGAAAATTGAGCCGGACTTGCATGGGAATGTGCTGTCTGCTGGAGATAATTTCATCCATTCTGGTGCTGGTCTTTTAGACCTTCAGATGAATAATGATGATTGTTCAGCTGGAGGCTTTCTTGAAAATGATCATATTTCAAGTCAAAGCAGCAGCCCCCCAAAGAAGAG GCGTAAATCAGATAACAACGATGATGACTCATGCAAACGTTGCAGCTGTAAAAAGTCAAAGTGCTTGAAACT TTATTGTGAGTGCTTTGCTGCTGGCGTATACTGTTCAGAACCTTGTTCGTGTCAAGGATGTCTTAACAAGCCTATACATGAGGAAATTGTTCTCTCTACTCGAAAGCAGATAGAATTCCGGAATCCACTGGCATTTGCTCCAAAAGTGATCCGCTTGTCTGATGCTGCCCAAGAGACTCAG GAAGATCCTAATAACACACCTGCTTCGGCTCGTCATAAGAGAGGATGCAATTGCAAAAAGTCAAGCTGTCTCAAGAAATATTGCGAATGCTATCAG GGAGGTGTTGGCTGCTCCACAAACTGCAGATGCGAAACTTGCAAAAACACTTTTGGCATTAGAGATG GTGCTGTATCGGtggagaatgaagaaatgaaacaAGTAGGCGAACAGACTGAAAGTtgtggaaaagaaaaagaaaatgacCTACAGAACGCTAATGTACAGAGCGAAGATCACAAACTCGTTGAGCTCGCTGTCCCAATAACACCACCTTTCGATGTTTCAAG TTCTTTGCTCAAACAGCCAAACTTCTCAAATGCAAAGCCACCGAGACCTACAAAACCCCGCAGTGGGAGCTCCTCTCGTTCAAAGGCCCCTGAAGCAGTTCACTGTCGCAAGATTTCAAAGGTTGCTGAAAGCGTGTTCGCTGAGGAGATGCCTGACATCTTAAAAGAAGCTTCTTCTCCTGGTATCGTCAAGACTTCTTCACCTAATGGAAAAAGGGTGTCACCACCACATAATGCACTCAGCATTTCACCAAACCGAAAAGGAGGGCGGAAGCTTATTCTGAAATCCATCCCCTCATTCCCGTCACTTCTTGGAGACATGGGTAGTGGGTCTGCAGCGGGCAATGCCGACAGCACATTGAGCGCATCGCCTCTTGCTTTAG GTCCGCCGTAG
- the LOC127321922 gene encoding leucine-rich repeat extensin-like protein 4: protein MPTTPLLLAAVLLLSAALLCSGHPPGCPVPLPTQTADNNPRLQRAYVALQALKKAITDDPKNLTQSWCGPDVCAYFGVFCAPSLDDPCARTVAGVDLNHGDLAGTLPFELGLLTDIAVLHLNSNRFAGGLPDSLPKLSLLYELDVSNNRLSGGFPQHILCLPNVKFVDIRFNNLCGPVPPAIFDKKIDALFINNNHFDFELPDNFGNSTASVIVLANIRLRGCIPSSIGRMGGTLNELVLLNSGIRSCIPPEIGALRELNVLDVSFNQLQGQLPESMAGLRSLEQLDVAHNELSGHIPEGICALPRLSNFTYSFNYFCGEPERCATLRRNDDRQNCIAGKPDQRPTDQCMAFLHRPPVHCDGHGCFAQHY from the coding sequence ATGCCGACCACGCCGCTTCTCCTTGCCGCCGTGCTCCTCCTCTCCGCCGCGCTGCTCTGCTCGGGCCACCCGCCGGGCTGCCCCGTCCCGCTGCCCACGCAGACGGCCGACAACAACCCGCGGCTGCAGCGCGCGTACGTGGCCCTGCAGGCGCTGAAGAAGGCCATCACCGACGACCCCAAGAACCTGACGCAGAGCTGGTGCGGCCCCGACGTGTGCGCCTACTTCGGCGTGTTCTGCGCGCCGTCCCTCGACGACCCCTGCGCTCGGACGGTGGCCGGCGTGGACCTCAACCACGGCGACCTCGCCGGCACGCTCCCGTTCGAGCTCGGCCTGCTCACCGACATCGCCGTCCTCCACCTCAACTCCAACCGCTTCGCAGGTGGCCTGCCGGACTCCCTCCCCAAGCTGAGCCTCCTCTACGAGCTGGACGTCAGCAACAACCGCCTGTCCGGCGGCTTCCCACAGCACATCCTCTGCCTCCCCAACGTCAAGTTCGTGGACATCAGGTTCAACAACCTGTGCGGCCCCGTGCCCCCGGCCATCTTCGACAAGAAGATCGACGCGCTCTTCATCAACAACAACCACTTCGACTTCGAGCTCCCGGACAACTTCGGCAACTCCACCGCCTCCGTCATCGTCCTCGCCAACATCCGCCTCCGCGGCTGCATCCCCTCGAGCATCGGGCGCATGGGCGGCACGCTGAATGAACTCGTCCTGCTCAACTCCGGCATCAGGTCCTGCATTCCGCCGGAGATCGGCGCGCTACGCGAGCTCAACGTGCTGGACGTGAGCTTCAACCAGCTCCAGGGCCAGCTGCCGGAGTCCATGGCCGGGCTGCGCTCGCTCGAGCAGCTCGACGTGGCGCACAACGAGCTGTCCGGGCACATTCCGGAGGGCATCTGCGCGCTGCCGCGGCTCTCCAACTTCACCTACTCGTTCAACTACTTCTGCGGCGAGCCAGAGCGGTGCGCGACGCTGCGGCGTAACGACGACCGGCAGAACTGCATCGCCGGCAAGCCCGACCAGCGGCCAACGGACCAGTGCATGGCGTTCCTGCACCGACCGCCGGTGCACTGTGACGGGCACGGATGCTTCGCCCAGCACTATTGA